A genomic region of Christiangramia sp. OXR-203 contains the following coding sequences:
- a CDS encoding family 16 glycosylhydrolase encodes MRYIKLISFLFATLFMMSCQEDDLTLDTIVVPTDLQVSTNISDDGSGMVEFNATANDAITYEYNFSDGSSAVAPSGNYTKRFTRTGLNTYLVTVVAYGKGGVSSSMSLEVEVESDFNDPETKQFLTGGSSKTWYVAAVEAGHLGVGPNFVADGVASAFPEYYQAAPFEKAGDEISSCFYTDELTFTESGENITYNQDNMGRTFFNVDYVAEFGGGGGQDECIDYDTSGDKSVTLAPAENGVPADATTGTEIQLGGGGFMSYYIGASNYEVLSITENTMYVRAIPGSNPDLAWYLKFTTTPFEQQQAGTGGEEEEEEEEAFVSQFTEIFWSDEFDGDALDTDIWNYETGNGTNGWGNGELQYYTEDNVSVADGSLIITARREAESGFDFTSARITTMDKFEVTYGRVEARAKMPQGGGTWPAIWMLGADFDVVGWPATGEIDIMEFVGNKPNEVSSALHFPGNSGGNAIFEATNIQNAATEWHTYAVEWTADEITFLVDNEVNFTFSNESSLPFNKDFFLIMNVAMGGALGGDIPAEFSEASMEVDYIRVYK; translated from the coding sequence ATGAGATATATTAAATTAATAAGCTTCCTGTTTGCAACTCTCTTTATGATGAGTTGCCAGGAAGATGATCTCACCCTCGATACGATCGTAGTTCCTACAGATCTTCAGGTGAGTACAAATATTAGTGACGATGGCTCTGGAATGGTAGAATTTAATGCTACCGCCAACGATGCTATTACTTACGAGTATAACTTTAGCGATGGCTCCTCTGCTGTTGCTCCAAGTGGAAACTATACGAAACGTTTCACCAGAACAGGACTCAATACGTACCTCGTAACCGTAGTAGCCTATGGAAAAGGTGGTGTTAGTAGCTCGATGTCTCTGGAAGTCGAAGTTGAGAGTGATTTCAATGATCCTGAAACTAAGCAATTTCTTACTGGAGGAAGTTCTAAAACTTGGTATGTTGCAGCAGTTGAAGCTGGACATCTTGGAGTAGGACCTAATTTCGTAGCAGACGGAGTTGCAAGTGCTTTTCCAGAATATTATCAAGCAGCACCTTTTGAAAAAGCAGGTGATGAAATATCTTCATGTTTTTACACAGATGAGCTGACTTTTACTGAAAGTGGGGAGAACATCACCTACAATCAGGATAATATGGGTCGAACATTCTTTAATGTAGACTATGTTGCTGAATTTGGTGGTGGCGGTGGCCAGGATGAATGTATCGATTACGATACTTCTGGCGATAAGTCGGTTACTTTGGCTCCTGCAGAAAATGGAGTTCCTGCAGATGCTACGACCGGAACTGAAATCCAGTTAGGTGGCGGTGGTTTTATGAGCTACTATATTGGAGCCAGCAATTACGAGGTTCTTAGTATTACTGAAAATACCATGTATGTAAGAGCAATTCCAGGAAGCAATCCTGATCTTGCCTGGTACTTGAAATTCACCACAACTCCCTTTGAGCAGCAACAAGCTGGTACAGGTGGAGAAGAAGAGGAAGAGGAAGAAGAAGCATTTGTTTCTCAATTCACTGAAATCTTCTGGAGTGATGAATTCGACGGAGATGCCCTCGATACCGATATCTGGAACTACGAAACAGGAAACGGAACTAATGGCTGGGGTAATGGAGAATTACAGTATTATACTGAAGATAATGTGTCTGTAGCAGACGGTAGTCTTATCATAACAGCCAGAAGAGAGGCAGAAAGTGGATTTGATTTCACTTCTGCAAGAATTACTACTATGGACAAGTTTGAAGTAACTTATGGTAGAGTAGAAGCTCGTGCCAAGATGCCTCAAGGTGGAGGAACGTGGCCAGCGATCTGGATGCTTGGAGCCGATTTTGATGTCGTTGGATGGCCTGCTACCGGTGAGATCGACATCATGGAATTTGTAGGTAACAAACCAAATGAAGTTTCTTCAGCATTACATTTCCCTGGAAATTCAGGTGGAAATGCAATTTTTGAAGCAACCAATATTCAAAATGCAGCTACAGAGTGGCATACATATGCCGTAGAATGGACAGCAGATGAAATAACCTTTCTGGTAGATAATGAGGTGAACTTCACCTTTTCCAATGAATCTTCTTTACCA